The Hymenobacter sp. DG25A nucleotide sequence CCTTCCAGGCGGCTCAGCTCCGAGACGGCACGCAGGGCATCCTCGTCTTCAATGCTGATAAACCGGGCCCGGCCGGCATCGGCCAGGAAAGCGTGCAGGGGGCCAATTCCCGGGTAATCAAGCCCCGCCGAAATGGAATACGGCTCGGTAATCTGGCCTTCCTCATCCTGCATCAGAAGCGTGCGGGCACCGTGAATAACGCCCGGCGTACCCAGCACCGAGGTAGCCGCCGAGTGGCCGGAATAAATACCATGACCCGCCGCTTCCACTGCTACCAGCTGCACCGAAGGCTCTTCCAGAAAATGGTAGAAAGCACCCGCCGCGTTGGAGCCCCCGCCCACACAGGCCACCACGTACTGCGGCAGCTCGGAGCCGGTTTTTTCCAGCAGCTGCTTGCGCATCTCCTCGCTGATGATTGCCTGCAGCCGCGCCACCAGATCGGGGTACGGGTGCGGACCTACTACGGAGCCAATGATGTAGTGCGTATCCACGGGGTTGGAAATCCAGTCCCGGATGGCCTCGTTGGTGGCATCTTTCAGCGTGCGGCTGCCGCTCATGGCGGCGCGCACCTCAGCCCCCAGCAGGCGCATGCGGTACACGTTGGGCTTCTGCCGCTCCATGTCCACCTCGCCCATATACACGATGCACTGCATCCCCATGAGGGCACACACCGTGGCAGTGGCCACGCCGTGCTGGCCCGCGCCGGTTTCGGCAATAATGCGGGTTTTGCCCAGACGTTTGGCCAGCAGAATCTGGCCCACAGTATTATTAATTTTGTGGGCGCCGGTGTGGCACAGGTCCTCCCGCTTCAGGAAAACGCGGGTATTATATTTCTCCGATAAGCGCTTGGCCTCAAACAGCGGCGTGGGGCGACCTACATAGTCCCGGAGCAGCATCTGGTATTCCTCCTGAAACTCCGGCTCGGCCAGAATATCGAGGTATTGCTGGCGCAGCTCCTCTACGTTGGGGTAGAGCATTTCAGGGATGAAAGCTCCGCCAAACTGGCCATAGTAGCCGCGCTCTGTGGGTTGCTGGTAGGTTGGTTTCATGACGGTATGGAGGTTGCGACGCCAGGCGTCCGGATTTCGTGGAATAGTTGCTGCAGCTGCCCGGCATCTTTCACGCCGGGCTCGGTTTCAAACCGACTGTTCAGGTCCAGTGCAAACAAGCCCGGCAGGCAGAGGTTGCGTAATTCGGCGGCATGTTCCAGCGCCAGCCCCCCGGCCAGGAAATAAGGTACCGGCAGGTGGTATTGTTCCAGCAGCTGCCAGTTGAAGGGGGTGCCGTTGCCGCCGGGCTGAGCCCCGGCCGTATCGAAAAGGAAGTAGGTAACGTGGCCCACGTAAGGCGTCAGCACCGAAAAGTCGAACCTCTCGCCTACCGCAAAAGCTTTGCTGACGGGGATGCCCACGGCTTGCAGCGCGGCGCAGGTTTTGGGTGTTTCGGCGCCGTGCAGCTGCACCAGGTCCAGGTTAAATTCCTGTACCCGGGCCTGCATCACTTCCAGCTCTTCATTTACAAACACCCCCACTTTCTGAATCCCGGCGGGCAAAGCCGCCGTGTCAGCCGGCTGCAGATTGGTGCCCGCAAAGCGCCTGGACTTGGAGTAGAAGATGAAGCCCAGAAAATCGGGGGCCAGCGCGGCCACCGTGCGCAGGTTATCGGGCCGCGCCATGCCGCAAACTTTCAGGCGAAGGCTCATTAGAGTAGCGTTACGGCCTCGGTGTGGCGCAATTGCTGAACCAGCGCGGCGCAGGCTTTCTCCGGCCGACTGTTGCGCATGAACGTTTCGCCGATGAGGAAACCCCGGTAGCCCACGGCGCGCAGGGCTTCAATCTCGGCGGCCGAAGTCAGCCCGCTTTCCGTCACTTTTACAAACTCTTCAGGAATGCGCTGGGCCAGCTCGCCGGAAGTATCCAGGCTCACGGAGAAGTCGTGCAGGTTGCGGTTGTTCACGCCCACCAGGCTCACGGCATCGGGGTGCAGGGTGCGGTCCAGCTCTTCGGCGTTGTGGATTTCGAGCAGCACTTCCAGTCCCAGGCTTTTGGCCAGGCGGCCCAGGCGCAGCACTTCTTCCGGGGTGAGCACAGCCGCAATCAGCAGCACGGCATCAGCCCCAATGCTTTTGGCTTCCAGAATTTGATACTCATCCACCACGAAATCCTTGCGCAGGATGGGGCAGAAATTGTAGCGGCGGGCCGTGGTCAGGTCCTCATTTTTGCCGCCGAAAAACTCGGTATCTGTGAGAATAGACAAGGCAGAAGCCCCGGCCTGCATGTAGCCCAGCGTGGTACGCTCTACCGGGGCATGCGCATTAATCACGCCTTTGCTCGGCGACTTCCGCTTGAATTCGGCAATGATGCCGCTCAGATCGTCGCGCTGCAGGTAGCGGCGCAGGCTCAGCGGCTGGGCATTCATATAGAGACTTTGCTCCAGCAATTTGGCGGGCACTAGGCCCTGACGGGTAGCTACTTCCTGCCGTTTGTGGGCAATGATTTTATCGAGAATGGTCATGGTTGTATGAACTCTGGGCTCTGTTTGATTAAGTATTTAGGGCTATCTTCTTGCGTAAGCGCAATGGTCGTTCTGTTGTGAGAAGGTCCTTCGCAAGCTCAGGATGACAGTTTTGTTTTTTTATGACTGATTTACTGCGCGGCTACCAGCTCACGCAGTGCCTGGCGGGCGCGGCCGGAGTCCAAGGACTCCTGCGCCGCGGCTAAGGCAGCGGCGAGGCTGAAGTCAGGTTCCAGGCAGCCAATGGCGAGGGCGGCGTTGACCGTTACCACGTCGCGCTGGGCGCGGGTAGCCCGGCCTTCCAGCACATCCAGAAACAGCTGCGCCGATTCGGCGGCTGTCCGGCCGCCGGCCAGTTCCGCGGGCAGGGTGGTAGCCAGCCCGAAATCAGCTGCCGTTACCAGCCGCTCCCCTAACGGCGTGGCCAGTTTGGCGGTGGCAGTTAAGGAGAGTTCATCGTAGCCATCCAGCGCGTGCACCACGGCATAGCGGGTATCAGTTTGCTGCAATAAGTAGTTATACAACCGCAGCAGTTCCAGGCTGAAAGTGCCCGCCACCTGAAACTTAGGCCGGGCCGGATTTACGAGCGGCCCCAGAATATTAAAGAAGGTGCGCACCCCCAACTCCCGCCGCACCGGACCCGCGTGGCGCATGGCCGGGTGGAAGGATGGCGCATGCAGAAAGCAGATATTAGCCCGCTCCAGCTGACGCTGCAGTACTTCATTACTGGCCCCAAACCCTACGCCCAGCTGTGCCAGCACATCCGAAGAGCCGCACACCGAGGATACCCCGATGTTGCCGTGCTTGGTTACTTTATAGCCCGCGCCGGCCACCACAAAGCAGGCCAGCGTGCTGATGTTCAGCGTGTCTTTGCCGTCGCCGCCGGTGCCTACAATGTCTACTGTGTCGCGGGTGCCCAGCTCCGGGTCGCGGCTCAGGCTGAGCAGCGCGTCGCGGAAGCCCGCCAGCTCCGGCACCGAAATGGGGCGCATGCGGTACACCGTCATGAAGGCCGCCATTTCCGACCCGTTGGCTTCGCCCTGACCGATGCGCAGCATGGCTTCCCGCGCCTCACCATGCGAGAGCAGCTGCTGATCAAATAATTGATTGAGTATCTGTTTCAAAATCAAACCGCAGATGATGCGGATTAAAAGGGGATTACGCTGATTTTTTTCACCTATGCGTCATGTCGAGCGTAGTCGAGACATCTCGCGTGCTGATGGTGCAGTGCTAATCACTATTTACCACACTAGCGAGATGTCTCGACTTCGCTCGACATGACGGCCTTTTATGAAGTTAGCCAGTTGCGTAGCATCTGGTGGCCGTGCTCCGTGAGAATAGACTCGGGGTGGAACTGCACGCCGCGCACGTCATACTCGCGGTGGCGGAAGGCCAGGACCTGGCCGTTTTCGTCCAGCGCGGTGACTTCCAGCGTATCGGGCACTGACTCGGGCCGTACGCTCCAGGAATGGTAGCGGCCCACTTTGAAGCGCGCGGGCAGGCCGGCGAACATTCTGTCTTCGGCTACCACTTCTGCTTCGGTGGCCAGGCCATGCAGCACCTGCGGCAGATTGTACAGCTCACCGCCAAAGCTCTCGGCCAGGCCCTGGTGCCCCAGGCATACACCTAAAATGCGTTTTGTGGGCGCGTACTGGCGAATGATTTCCGGCATCAGGCCGGCTTCGGAAGGCAGACCTGGGCCGGGGGAAAGGAGGATGGCATCGTATGCGGCCACGTCTTCCACTGTCAGCTTATCGTTGCGGATGATGGTGACGTTATCGGTGTGCCCCAGCTCCCGCAGTACCTGCACGAGGTTGTAGGTGAAGGAGTCGTAATTATCGAGAACGAGGAGTTTCATAATCGGGTAGGCTTTTGATTTTTTGAACGTCCTGCCGGGCTGACCGAAGCATGACGCTACGCAGTATTATACCAGCTCGGCTTCTTCCAGGGCTTTGCGCAGAGCGGCCAGCTTGTGATGCACTTCCTGCAGCTCGGAGTTGATATCTGAGGCGGCCACTACCCCGGCCCCGGCCTGGAAGTAGAGCTGATTGGCCGTGCTCAGGAAAGAGCGAATCATGATGGCGTGGTTGAAGTCGCCGTTGAAGCCCAGGTGGCCAATGGCGCCGCCGTAGTAGCCGCGGGCGGTGGGTTCCAGGCCATCAATAAGCTGCATGGCGCGGTGCTTGGGGGCCCCGGAAAGGGTGCCGGCCGGGAAGGTATCGGCTACCACCTGCAGGGAGCTGGCCTTGGGGGCCAGTTGGGCCGTTACTTCACTTACAAGGTGAATGACGTGGGAGTAAAACTGAATTTCGCGGAACACCTTTACTTCCACTTTGTCGCCGTGGCGGGCTAGGTCATTGCGGGCCAGGTCTACCAGCATCACGTGCTCGGCATTTTCCTTAGGGTCATCGGCCAGCTTCTGGGCCAGGGCGGCGTCTTCGGCATCGTGGCCGGTGCGGCGGAAGGTGCCGGCAATGGGGTAAAGGCTGGCCTGGCGGCCTTTCACCAGCAGTTGGGTTTCGGGCGAGGAGCCGAAAATCTTGAAGGAGCCGTAGTCGAAGTAAAACAGGTACGGGGAGGGATTGATGGAACGCAGGGCGCGGTACACGTTGAACTCATCCCCCGAAAAACCCTGCTGAAAGCGGCGCGACAATACTATCTGGAACACGTTGCCGCGGCGGCAGTGCTGCTGCCCCTGCGCCAGCACTTGAAGAAACTCCTCGTCGGTCTGGTTGGTCTGCTCCTCCCCTACGGCCTGAAACTTGAAATCCGGCAGCGAAGGGTTGCGAATCAGGTTTACCAGGCGCGTAAGGCCGCTTTCATCCGCCGGCTCGCCGGCCAGAGTGTGCTCAAATACAAACAGCTCATTGCGGAAGTGATTAACGGCAATAACGTAGCGGTAGGTGCTGTACAGGATATCCGGAATTTCGCCGGCCGGCAGCTTTTTGGTGTTCAGCTCCAGATCCTCGAAGTATTGCACGGCCTCGTAGCCAAT carries:
- the trpB gene encoding tryptophan synthase subunit beta — protein: MKPTYQQPTERGYYGQFGGAFIPEMLYPNVEELRQQYLDILAEPEFQEEYQMLLRDYVGRPTPLFEAKRLSEKYNTRVFLKREDLCHTGAHKINNTVGQILLAKRLGKTRIIAETGAGQHGVATATVCALMGMQCIVYMGEVDMERQKPNVYRMRLLGAEVRAAMSGSRTLKDATNEAIRDWISNPVDTHYIIGSVVGPHPYPDLVARLQAIISEEMRKQLLEKTGSELPQYVVACVGGGSNAAGAFYHFLEEPSVQLVAVEAAGHGIYSGHSAATSVLGTPGVIHGARTLLMQDEEGQITEPYSISAGLDYPGIGPLHAFLADAGRARFISIEDEDALRAVSELSRLEGIIPALETAHALAALDQLGAGPDDVVVVNLSGRGDKDLETYLKYADTIL
- a CDS encoding phosphoribosylanthranilate isomerase, which translates into the protein MSLRLKVCGMARPDNLRTVAALAPDFLGFIFYSKSRRFAGTNLQPADTAALPAGIQKVGVFVNEELEVMQARVQEFNLDLVQLHGAETPKTCAALQAVGIPVSKAFAVGERFDFSVLTPYVGHVTYFLFDTAGAQPGGNGTPFNWQLLEQYHLPVPYFLAGGLALEHAAELRNLCLPGLFALDLNSRFETEPGVKDAGQLQQLFHEIRTPGVATSIPS
- the trpC gene encoding indole-3-glycerol phosphate synthase TrpC gives rise to the protein MTILDKIIAHKRQEVATRQGLVPAKLLEQSLYMNAQPLSLRRYLQRDDLSGIIAEFKRKSPSKGVINAHAPVERTTLGYMQAGASALSILTDTEFFGGKNEDLTTARRYNFCPILRKDFVVDEYQILEAKSIGADAVLLIAAVLTPEEVLRLGRLAKSLGLEVLLEIHNAEELDRTLHPDAVSLVGVNNRNLHDFSVSLDTSGELAQRIPEEFVKVTESGLTSAAEIEALRAVGYRGFLIGETFMRNSRPEKACAALVQQLRHTEAVTLL
- the trpD gene encoding anthranilate phosphoribosyltransferase — its product is MKQILNQLFDQQLLSHGEAREAMLRIGQGEANGSEMAAFMTVYRMRPISVPELAGFRDALLSLSRDPELGTRDTVDIVGTGGDGKDTLNISTLACFVVAGAGYKVTKHGNIGVSSVCGSSDVLAQLGVGFGASNEVLQRQLERANICFLHAPSFHPAMRHAGPVRRELGVRTFFNILGPLVNPARPKFQVAGTFSLELLRLYNYLLQQTDTRYAVVHALDGYDELSLTATAKLATPLGERLVTAADFGLATTLPAELAGGRTAAESAQLFLDVLEGRATRAQRDVVTVNAALAIGCLEPDFSLAAALAAAQESLDSGRARQALRELVAAQ
- a CDS encoding anthranilate synthase component II, whose translation is MKLLVLDNYDSFTYNLVQVLRELGHTDNVTIIRNDKLTVEDVAAYDAILLSPGPGLPSEAGLMPEIIRQYAPTKRILGVCLGHQGLAESFGGELYNLPQVLHGLATEAEVVAEDRMFAGLPARFKVGRYHSWSVRPESVPDTLEVTALDENGQVLAFRHREYDVRGVQFHPESILTEHGHQMLRNWLTS
- a CDS encoding anthranilate synthase component I family protein, which produces MQTFQLTTRFQRVLADTVTPVGLYLRLRDRYPNCLLLESSDYHGQQNAFSYLAFDPLARFELRGGELALSFPDDTTHTETLAEPRQALARLQQFSNSFQTEETGHDFITGGLFGYIGYEAVQYFEDLELNTKKLPAGEIPDILYSTYRYVIAVNHFRNELFVFEHTLAGEPADESGLTRLVNLIRNPSLPDFKFQAVGEEQTNQTDEEFLQVLAQGQQHCRRGNVFQIVLSRRFQQGFSGDEFNVYRALRSINPSPYLFYFDYGSFKIFGSSPETQLLVKGRQASLYPIAGTFRRTGHDAEDAALAQKLADDPKENAEHVMLVDLARNDLARHGDKVEVKVFREIQFYSHVIHLVSEVTAQLAPKASSLQVVADTFPAGTLSGAPKHRAMQLIDGLEPTARGYYGGAIGHLGFNGDFNHAIMIRSFLSTANQLYFQAGAGVVAASDINSELQEVHHKLAALRKALEEAELV